ATTGCACATCGATTCGGGCTGGGTGCCGGCGGAAACCAAGCTCAACGAATTCGAAGCGGCGATCCGTACCGTGTGCGAACCGATCTTCGAAAAACCGTTAAAAGATATTTCATTTGGCCAGGTGCTGATGCGCCTGTTCCAGACCGCGCGCCGCTTCAACATGGAAGTGCAGCCGCAACTCGTTTTGCTGCAAAAGACCTTGCTGAACATCGAAGGCCTGGGCCGTCAGCTGTACCCCGACCTGGATCTGTGGAACACCGCGCAGCCGTTCCTCGAACGCTGGATGCGCGAACGCGTCAGCCCGAAAGCCTTGATCGGCAACGTCCAGAGCCAGTTCGAACAGCTGCCGCACCTGGCCAACATGGCCCGCGACCTGCTCGAACGCATGTCCCAGCCCCACGCCAACGACCCACCACCGCCATGGCACAAACGCAAGGACGACTGGTTCCTGCGCCTGCTTGGCAGTGCCCATCTGGCGGGCGGCACAATCCTCGCCGCCGGTGGCCCGCTGAATGAACTGGGGCATTGGCCCGCCGGAATCATGGTGGCAGTCGGCTTGTATCTGGTCGTTCGCCGATAGCCAGTTCCGCGATCGGCTGGCACACTGTTTCAACGCCTGAACCCGACTATTGAAGTGTGGGTTCGCTGTCGGAGTCGAAGATGAAAAACTGGCTGGACGAGATCAAGTGGGACGCCGATGGCCTGGTGCCGGCGATTGCCCAGGATCACAAGACCGGACGCGTGCTGATGATGGCCTGGATGAACCGCGAAGCCCTGGAGCTGACCGCATCCGAAAACCGTGCCATCTACTGGTCACGTTCCCGTGGCAAGCTGTGGCGCAAGGGCGAAGAGTCCGGCCATGTGCAGACCTTGCATGAAATGCGTCTGGACTGCGACGCCGACGTGATCATCCTGATGGTCGAACAGATTGGCGACATCGCTTGCCATACTGGCCGTCAGAGCTGCTTCTACCGCGTCTTCGAAAACGGCGACTGGAAAACGGTCGACCCGGTCTTGAAAGACCCGCACGCAATCTACTCCGCAGGACACAAACATGAGTGACACCCTGACCCGCCTCGCTCAGGTGCTTGAAGAGCGCAAGGGCGCTGCTGCCGACAGTTCGTATGTGGCTAGTCTGTATCACAAGGGCTTGAACAAGATTCTGGAAAAGGTCGGCGAAGAGTCGGTCGAAACGATCATTGCCGCCAAGGACGCCGCCGTCAGTGGCGACTGCAGCGATGTGATCTACGAGACTGCCGACCTGTGGTTCCACAGCATGGTCATGCTCGCCCAACTGGGGCAGCATCCGCAGGCAGTGCTGGATGAACTGGATCGCCGTTTCGGCCTGTCCGGACACGTCGAGAAAGCCTCGCGTCCGTCCGCCTGAACAACTATTAGAGAGGAACAGCAACATGGGCATTTTTGACTGGAAACACTGGATCGTCATTCTGGTTGTCGTGGTACTGGTGTTCGGTACAAAGAAACTGAAAAACCTCGGCACCGACGTCGGCGAATCGATCAAGGGCTTCCGTAAAGCCATGAACGACGACGAAAAACCGGCCGATCCGACCGTCACGCCTGCGCAACCGGTGCCATCGGTACAGCCGCAAGCCACCGCTCAGGCCAACCCGCCGCACACCATCGACGTGCAGGCGCAGAAAGTCGAAGAGCCGATCCGCAAAGACGTGTGAGCACTGACTAATGTTTGGTATCAGCTTCTCTGAACTGCTGCTCGTCGGCCTCGTTGCCCTGCTGGTGCTGGGCCCCGAACGTTTGCCGGGCGCTGCGCGCACCGCTGGCCTGTGGGTCGGGCGACTGAAGCGCAGCTTCAACGCGATCAAACAGGAAGTTGAACGTGAAATCGGTGCCGACGAAATCCGTCGGCAACTGCACAACGAACACATTCTGTCGCTGGAGCAGGAGGCGCGGAAGATTTTCACGCCACCGGTTCAGCAGGAGCCGACGCCAGTGCAGCCAGTCGCAGAGCAGACGCCAACGCAGCCTGTGGCAGAGCAAACGATTCATGCACCGACAGCTAACGTCGGGCATGTCTCTGCTGCGGCCGCCGAAACTGCACCGGTGATGAAGCCGATTGAACCCGTTGCTCCAGCCGCCGCGCCAACCACGCCGGCCCCTCACGACCCAACATTGCCGCCGCGAGCCCCATGAGCGATCTCCCCGAAAACGACCAGCACATGCCGCTGGTTTCGCACCTCACCGAGTTGCGCACCCGCCTGCTGCGTTGCGTCGCGGCGATCTTCATCATCTTCGCCGGGCTGTTCTCCTTTACCCAGCAGATCTACACCTTCGTCTCGACGCCGCTGCGCAGTTACTTGCCGGCCGGCGCGACGATGATCGCCACCGACGTGTCGTCGCCGTTCCTGACGCCGCTGAAGCTGACGATGATGGTGTCGCTGTTCCTGGCGATCCCGGTGATCCTGCACCAGATCTGGGGCTTCATCGCGCCAGGCCTGTACAAGCACGAGAAGCGTGTCGCAGTACCGTTGCTGATCTCCAGCATCCTGCTGTTCTACACCGGCATGGCATTCGCGTATTACTTCGTGTTCCCGCTGATCTTCAAGTTCTTCGCCTCGGCCACCCCGGCCGGCGTGGAAATGATGACCGACATCACCAGTTACCTCGACTTCGTGATGACGCTGTTCTTTGCCTTTGGCGTGGCGTTCGAAATCCCGGTGGCCGTGGTGCTGCTGGTGTGGATCGGCGTGGTCGATGTCAAATACCTGAAGAAGATCCGCCCGTACGTGATCATCGGCTGCTTCGTGGTCGGCATGATCCTGACCCCGCCGGACATCTTCTCCCAGACCCTGCTGGCCGTGCCGATGTGGATGCTGTTTGAAATCGGCATCCTGTTCGGCAGCCTGGTCAGCAAGCGCGAGCGCCCGGACGAAACTGTCGACGACCATAACGACCAGCCGCCAGCGACGCAGCCATGAACCTGCTGTTGCTCGAAGAGGCCGATTTCATAGCGGCCGACCGCGTCGTGCTGCGTGATCGGCGCTTGACCCACATGCAGGAAGTCCACCGTTCGGAAGTCGGGGACAGCCTGCGGGTCGGGCGCATCGGCGGGTTGATGGGTTCAGCCGAGCTGCTGCGCCTGGAAGCGGGCGAAGCCGAACTGCGGGTCACCCTCGATCAGCCACCGCCGGCCAAACTGCCGCTGACCCTGGTACTCGCCCTGCCACGCCCGAAGATGCTGCGACGGGTATTCCAGACCGTGGCGACCATGGGCGTGCCGAAGGTGATTCTGGTCAACAGCTATCGCGTCGAGAAGAGCTTCTGGCAAACGCCGTTTCTTGAACCGGAAGCGATTCGCGAGAATTTGATCCTCGGCCTCGAACAGGCCCGCGATACCGTGCTGCCGGAAATCATCATCGAGAAGCGCTTCAAGCCGTTCGTCGAAGATCGCCTGCCGGCCATCACCGACGGCACCCTCGGCCTGGTCGGCCATCCGGGCAACTTCCCGCCCTGCCCGCGCGCCCTGAACGAACCGGTGACCCTGGCCATCGGCCCCGAGGGTGGCTGGATTCCCTACGAAATCGACCTGCTGGGCAAATCCGGCCTGCAACCGGTGCAACTCGGTGATCGCATCCTGCGCGTCGAAACCGCCGTCACTGCCCTGCTCGCCCGCCTGTTCTGAACCGCTCTGGCGCCATTCGGCGCCAGACAAATTGCGTTACAGATTGCCATCATCCAGCCGATACAGTCTCCATAAGTCCAATTAGTGGTCCGAGGGGAGTCGTCGCATGTACCGTTGGTTAGCCGAGAATCTGGGAAACGTCAGCGTCAAACGCAAGCTGGGCATCGGTTTCGGCCTGGTGCTGTTGCTGACCCTGTTGATCACCTTCACCGGCTGGACCGGCATGAGCGGCATCATCAGCCGCGGTGACAAACTCGGTTTCATCTCCAGCCTCAACGAGCTGACCAAGGACCTGCGCCTGGCGCGTCTGGACTACGAGATGCGCCGTGGCGAACAAGGCCCGGGCGCAGTCAACGACCTGCTCGGCAAGCTCGACAGCGGTCTGCAAACCGCCCGCAAAGAGATCGAACAACCGGCCGACGCAGCGATGGTCGATCAGCAACTGGCCGCCGTGGCCGAATACAAACGCGCCTTCGCTGACATGACCCAGGCCACCGCCCTGCGCGAAGACGCCCGCAGCAAACTCGGCGCCACCGCCGACAATGCCGTGGCCAAGGTCGCCGAAGTCGAAAAATCCTTGTTGCAGGGCGACAGCGTTGCGCAGTTCAACGCGGTGATCGACCTCAGCAAACTAATCCAGCAGGCCCGCTTCCAGGTGCGCGGCTACACCTACAGCGCCAAGGCCGAGGCTGAACAACCGGCCCTCGACGCCATCGACAACGCCCTGAAAAACCTCGAGACCCTGCCGGCCAAACTGCCGGAACAGCACATCGCCAACCTGCAACAGGCCACCGAGTCGCTGAAAGCCTATCGCGCCGCCGTCAGCCTGTTCCGCGATTCGCAGGTTGCCAGCGCCAAGGCGCTGACCCGCATGTCGACCCAGGGCGACCTGTTGATGGACCTCAGCAAGAAACTCACCGACTCCCAGACCATCGTCCGTGACACCGATGCCGCCAGCGCCAAGAACCAGCTGCTGATCGCCACTCTGCTGGCCGTGGCCTTCGGCCTGCTGGCCGCCTGGGCGATCACCCGGCAGATCATCATCCCGCTGGAACAGACCCTGAAAGTTGCCGAGCGCGTGGCCGCCGGTGACCTGACCCACAACCTGATCTCCCAGCGCCGCGACGAACTCGGCCAGTTACAACGTTCGATGCAGAGCATGACTCAAGGCCTTCGCGAATTGATCGGCGGCATCAGCGACGGCGTCACCCAGATCGCCAGCGCCGCCGAAGAACTGTCGGCCGTGACCGAGCAGACCAGCGCCGGCGTGAACAATCAGAAAATCGAGACCGATCAGGTCGCCACCGCCATGAACGAAATGGCCGCCACCGTGCAGGAAGTCGCGCGCAACGCCGAGGAAGCTTCGGAAGCGGCCGTCGCCGCTGACCAACAGGCCCGCGAAGGCGACAAAGTGGTCGGCGAAGCCATCGCCCAGATCGAACGCCTGGCCACTGAAGTCGGCCACTCCACCGAAGCCATGGGCGAGCTCAAGCGCGAAAGCGACAAGATCGGCAGCGTGCTCGACGTGATCAAATCCGTGGCCCAGCAAACCAACCTGCTGGCCCTCAACGCCGCCATCGAAGCGGCGCGCGCCGGTGAAGCCGGACGTGGTTTCGCGGTGGTTGCTGACGAAGTGCGCAGCCTCGCGCAACGCACCCAAAAGTCCACCGAAGAAATCGAAGAGCTGATCGTTGGCCTGCAGAACGGCACCCAGCAAGTGGCGACGATCATGGACAACAGCCGCACGCTGACCCAGAGCAGCGTGGAGCTGACCCGCCGTGCCGGTGGTTCGCTGGAAAACATCACGCGTACCGTGTCGGCGATTCAGGCGATGAACCAGCAGATCGCTGCAGCCGCCGAGCAGCAAAGTGCCGTGGCCGAAGAGATCAACCGTAGCGTGCTGAACGTGCGGGATGTATCGGATCAGACGTCGGCGGCGAGTGAAGAGACGGCGGCTTCCAGCGTCGAGCTGGCGCGCCTGGGCACTCACCTGCAAACGTTGGTGGGACGCTTCAAGGTTTGAGTGGATGCATCGGCCTCGGTTCGCTGTGAACCGAGGTGATGCTATCGCTGGCAAGCCAGCTCCCACAGAATTTGTGTTGATCACAAAAGTTGTGTTCAACCCGTTCACTGTGGGAGCTGGCTTGCCAGCGATGGCGTCCGAGAGAACGCTGCAGTTACAGAACCTGACGCAGGAAAGCCTGGGCCCGAGGATCCTTCGGTGCTTCGAAGAACTCGGCCGGCGAGGCGTCTTCCAGCAGTTTGCCGTGATCGAAGAACAGCACTCGATCCGCCACTTCCCGGGCAAAGCCCATTTCGTGAGTCACGCAGACCATGGTCATGCC
The sequence above is a segment of the Pseudomonas sp. HS6 genome. Coding sequences within it:
- the hisI gene encoding phosphoribosyl-AMP cyclohydrolase; this encodes MKNWLDEIKWDADGLVPAIAQDHKTGRVLMMAWMNREALELTASENRAIYWSRSRGKLWRKGEESGHVQTLHEMRLDCDADVIILMVEQIGDIACHTGRQSCFYRVFENGDWKTVDPVLKDPHAIYSAGHKHE
- a CDS encoding phosphoribosyl-ATP diphosphatase; amino-acid sequence: MSDTLTRLAQVLEERKGAAADSSYVASLYHKGLNKILEKVGEESVETIIAAKDAAVSGDCSDVIYETADLWFHSMVMLAQLGQHPQAVLDELDRRFGLSGHVEKASRPSA
- a CDS encoding twin-arginine translocase TatA/TatE family subunit; amino-acid sequence: MGIFDWKHWIVILVVVVLVFGTKKLKNLGTDVGESIKGFRKAMNDDEKPADPTVTPAQPVPSVQPQATAQANPPHTIDVQAQKVEEPIRKDV
- the tatB gene encoding Sec-independent protein translocase protein TatB, producing the protein MFGISFSELLLVGLVALLVLGPERLPGAARTAGLWVGRLKRSFNAIKQEVEREIGADEIRRQLHNEHILSLEQEARKIFTPPVQQEPTPVQPVAEQTPTQPVAEQTIHAPTANVGHVSAAAAETAPVMKPIEPVAPAAAPTTPAPHDPTLPPRAP
- the tatC gene encoding twin-arginine translocase subunit TatC is translated as MAAASPMSDLPENDQHMPLVSHLTELRTRLLRCVAAIFIIFAGLFSFTQQIYTFVSTPLRSYLPAGATMIATDVSSPFLTPLKLTMMVSLFLAIPVILHQIWGFIAPGLYKHEKRVAVPLLISSILLFYTGMAFAYYFVFPLIFKFFASATPAGVEMMTDITSYLDFVMTLFFAFGVAFEIPVAVVLLVWIGVVDVKYLKKIRPYVIIGCFVVGMILTPPDIFSQTLLAVPMWMLFEIGILFGSLVSKRERPDETVDDHNDQPPATQP
- a CDS encoding 16S rRNA (uracil(1498)-N(3))-methyltransferase; the protein is MNLLLLEEADFIAADRVVLRDRRLTHMQEVHRSEVGDSLRVGRIGGLMGSAELLRLEAGEAELRVTLDQPPPAKLPLTLVLALPRPKMLRRVFQTVATMGVPKVILVNSYRVEKSFWQTPFLEPEAIRENLILGLEQARDTVLPEIIIEKRFKPFVEDRLPAITDGTLGLVGHPGNFPPCPRALNEPVTLAIGPEGGWIPYEIDLLGKSGLQPVQLGDRILRVETAVTALLARLF
- a CDS encoding methyl-accepting chemotaxis protein, which produces MYRWLAENLGNVSVKRKLGIGFGLVLLLTLLITFTGWTGMSGIISRGDKLGFISSLNELTKDLRLARLDYEMRRGEQGPGAVNDLLGKLDSGLQTARKEIEQPADAAMVDQQLAAVAEYKRAFADMTQATALREDARSKLGATADNAVAKVAEVEKSLLQGDSVAQFNAVIDLSKLIQQARFQVRGYTYSAKAEAEQPALDAIDNALKNLETLPAKLPEQHIANLQQATESLKAYRAAVSLFRDSQVASAKALTRMSTQGDLLMDLSKKLTDSQTIVRDTDAASAKNQLLIATLLAVAFGLLAAWAITRQIIIPLEQTLKVAERVAAGDLTHNLISQRRDELGQLQRSMQSMTQGLRELIGGISDGVTQIASAAEELSAVTEQTSAGVNNQKIETDQVATAMNEMAATVQEVARNAEEASEAAVAADQQAREGDKVVGEAIAQIERLATEVGHSTEAMGELKRESDKIGSVLDVIKSVAQQTNLLALNAAIEAARAGEAGRGFAVVADEVRSLAQRTQKSTEEIEELIVGLQNGTQQVATIMDNSRTLTQSSVELTRRAGGSLENITRTVSAIQAMNQQIAAAAEQQSAVAEEINRSVLNVRDVSDQTSAASEETAASSVELARLGTHLQTLVGRFKV